The nucleotide window TTTATTTTACTTGTTTTTTGCGCACTGATATCTATTTTCTTTTTGTCGATCTTTTACTAAGATGTAGTATACAACTGCCGGATATTTTATTACGCAGTTATCACCTGATAACAATCCTTGTACAGGTATAACAGCGTTATAGAGTATCCGGTTTTTTTGTGTTTTGCTAAATTGATTTTGCCTATTGAAATACTTTATAGTAGCATATTTGGTGGGATTACTTTAGAGGGATGTTTCTTGGATTTCTTAATTCAATGTAAACGTTATTGTTCATTTTGTTCATTCTCGATGTTACTGCTCCCAGGATTTTGTACTAAGCAATGAAGCTTTTAATTTTACAATCTCTAAAGTTGGCATAGGTTAGGAACCCGGCGGCAGATCTCTATCTGAGAGCCTTTTTCTTTTAAAACCTGCTTCACTGAATATTATATCTCCTACTTCATTTTACGTTTCTCTTTTTAAAATAACAACCTGGAAATGATAAGCATTATTCATGTGCCTGTCATGCTGCTAAATCTTGTCCTGACTGGGTTACAGTTCTCTGCTGCTTTTTTGCAAAGCCGGTTATCAGCTTGTAATTGAGCACGGGTAGAATAGTGATGTTATCTCAAAGCCTTGTAAGTGTTACCTATTCCAGTATCTCATGCTGTGATTGTTTCGGTAGGAATCCAACTAAATGAAAGAGATATGCCTGGCGTTTTTGTGGCGTGAACAATGTGTGTGCCGTGCAGAAGCTGCTGGAGGGTAATCTCCGGTGGTGGCCGTTTCAGGATGTTGTTCATGATGTGAAATGTCTTCCTGAAAATAAAAACCGGTCATGTCAATCCACTAACAGATTTACATGACCGGTGTAATAAAATCAGAATCAACCTCTGTTGATCACAATTTGTTCAAACCCACGGTCTGCTATAAACGAAATAGTACCATCGGGCAGATAGTTATCATTGTTTAAAGTGATGACAGTACCGTCCACCGTTACAGTAGTTGCCTGGAACGGAAGCCCGTGCAGGAAAATACGGTGATGGGTATACGATACTTCATAGTTAACGTAATATTTCTTTTTCAGTACAAACTGATCGGCAGTGGAAACTTGTTTAAAGTTGATAACATTGTATTGCCCGTTTTTATAACCATAATGATCACCGGCGTCTTCATAGAGTGTGCTCTTCACTACTCCTTCGCCATAGTAGACATGCAGCAGCATTTCGGTGACAGGTGTTTCGTGGGTATATTGCATTTCCGGATAACGGGGCACCACTGTACCTGCTTTTACAAACAGTGGCATCTCTTCCAGTGGTGTGGGTATGGTAACATTTTGCCGACCGGTGTATACTTTATCATTCCAGAAGTAATACCATTTTCCTTCAGGCAGGTAAACGTTTTTTTCCTTCATACCTTCTTCGCTGACATGGCTGATCAGCAATGCATCGCCCAGCATAAATTCGTGGCTGCAGTTATGCGTGGCAGGATCGTGCTGGGCAACAAATGCCAGCGGGCGCAGCATGGGCGTACCGTTGGCCGAATATTGCCAGAAGGTGGTATACATATAGGGGAGCAGCTGGTAGCGTAAGGAAATGAATTTGGTGACAATTTTTTCATATTCCGGTCCAAAGCTCCAGGGCTCCTGATTAAAGCCTGTTTCGTTGCTGGCGGAGTGGGTACGCATCAGCGGGTGGAAGGCGGCCAGTTGTATCCAGCGGGTGTACAGCTCTCCGTCCGGCTCGCCAATGAATCCGCCGATGTCGCTGCCGGCGAAAGAGATACCGGACACGGAGAGACGCTGACATTGGATAGTGGCCAGCCAGAGATGTTCCCAGCTGGAAACGTTGTCACCGGTCCATACCGAAGACCAGCGCTGGGCGCCGGCGTAGCAGGAGCGGGTGATGAGGAAAGGACGGTTGGGCAGCAGGTATTTTTTCATACCGGCGGCGGTGGCTTTACTCATCAGATGGCCATAAATGTTATGTGCCTTACGGTGACTTACTTCTTCGCCGTCGTAGTCGTGGCGCACATCTTCGGGGAAGGTACCCATTTCAAAAACGGCTGGTTCGTTCATATCGTTCCATACGCCACGCACGCCTGTTTCGGCGAGGCCTTTAAACAGGCTGCTCCACCATTCCCGTACTTCGGGGTTGGTGAAATCGGGAAATACACATTTGCCTGGCCATACATCTCCTTCCATCAGCGCACCATCGGCGCGTTTGCAGAAATAGTTGTTTTTGATGCCTTCCTGATAGATCGTATAGTCCGGGTCTACCTTGATACCCGGGTCGATGATGACTACTATTTTGAAACCCTGTGCGGCGAGATCTCTGATCAGGCCGGCAGGGTCAGGGAAATATTCCTTGCTCCAGGTAAAGCAGCGAAAGCCCTCCATATAGTCGATGTCGAGATAGATGACATCACATGGGATGCGGCGGTTCCTGAATTCGGCAGCGATCTCACGGACTCTTTTGTCGGGATAGTAGCTCCAGCGACACTGGTGATATCCGAGGGTCCAGATGGGTGGAAGCTCAGGGGTACCGGTGATGCGGGTGTAGGCGGAGGCTACATCCAGCAGTTCGGGACCGTAGATGAAATAATAGTTCATTTCACCGCCCCGGGCCCAGAAGCTGCAGGCATCTTCCCTTTCTTTCCCGAAGTCGAAGATGGTACGAAAAGTATTGTCGAAGAAGATGCCGTAACCGATACCGTTGTGTAGCCCGTAATAGAACGGGATATTACGGTACAGCGGGTCGGTATCTTTCTGATAACCGTAGGCGTCGGTGCCGTAGTTTTCGAGGCGTTTACCGCGGAGATTCAGCTCGGTGGGTTTGTCGCCCAGTCCGTAAAAGCATTCATCTTCCTGTACCAGTTTACTGCAATAAACGATTTTACCGCCTTTCTGCAGGTAGTGCTGCCAGTGGAAGCCCATTTCATCCTGGTTGATTACCTTGCCGTCCTTGTCGGTGATGGTGATACGCAGGTTGTCTCTGGCAATGAATACTTTCAGTACATCAGTATATATTTCAAAAGTTTCTTCCCATTCCTTGATGCCGAAAGTGATAGGAGATTCTTCGAGTGTGTCGCTGGTGGCGTAGGAAAAGTCACGTTGAAAGGTACCATCGGCAGCATATCGGAAACGGATGATCTTGTCGGCGATCACCCTTACTTCCAGGATGGTTTCACTTGTGTAAAAGCAAAAATAGTTTCCTTCTTTTTTCCATTCCCTGATTGTGTCGGGATAGTGTTTGATACCGTATTTACTGGACGAGGTTTCAACTTGCATAATCTCTTTTTGTGAATCACGG belongs to Chitinophaga sp. HK235 and includes:
- a CDS encoding glycoside hydrolase family 31 protein encodes the protein MQVETSSSKYGIKHYPDTIREWKKEGNYFCFYTSETILEVRVIADKIIRFRYAADGTFQRDFSYATSDTLEESPITFGIKEWEETFEIYTDVLKVFIARDNLRITITDKDGKVINQDEMGFHWQHYLQKGGKIVYCSKLVQEDECFYGLGDKPTELNLRGKRLENYGTDAYGYQKDTDPLYRNIPFYYGLHNGIGYGIFFDNTFRTIFDFGKEREDACSFWARGGEMNYYFIYGPELLDVASAYTRITGTPELPPIWTLGYHQCRWSYYPDKRVREIAAEFRNRRIPCDVIYLDIDYMEGFRCFTWSKEYFPDPAGLIRDLAAQGFKIVVIIDPGIKVDPDYTIYQEGIKNNYFCKRADGALMEGDVWPGKCVFPDFTNPEVREWWSSLFKGLAETGVRGVWNDMNEPAVFEMGTFPEDVRHDYDGEEVSHRKAHNIYGHLMSKATAAGMKKYLLPNRPFLITRSCYAGAQRWSSVWTGDNVSSWEHLWLATIQCQRLSVSGISFAGSDIGGFIGEPDGELYTRWIQLAAFHPLMRTHSASNETGFNQEPWSFGPEYEKIVTKFISLRYQLLPYMYTTFWQYSANGTPMLRPLAFVAQHDPATHNCSHEFMLGDALLISHVSEEGMKEKNVYLPEGKWYYFWNDKVYTGRQNVTIPTPLEEMPLFVKAGTVVPRYPEMQYTHETPVTEMLLHVYYGEGVVKSTLYEDAGDHYGYKNGQYNVINFKQVSTADQFVLKKKYYVNYEVSYTHHRIFLHGLPFQATTVTVDGTVITLNNDNYLPDGTISFIADRGFEQIVINRG